The region TGCTTCAAATGATATCTTATTTTCATCTCTCAACAATTTAAACCCCATTTTACCCAACTCTAAAGaatcaattgaaaaaaaatcgcCACACCGGCACTGGTAAAAGAGATCCAACATTTCTCCACTATCTTCCATCATCATATCGTCTAAACCGAGATCTTCAGAAACTCCtgagtcatttctcaatgctcGTAGCTCGCTATCATAGACTCTGCGTGATCTTTCATTGCCGAGGATGTCCCAAGCTTTCTGCACATTTAAGAATCTTGCTTCTAACTCATACTGGGGATTAGATGTTTGATGTGTATTCTGTTTTAGTTTGTCTGGATGATAATTGAGGATCGCTAATCTGTAGCTTGCGCGGATTTCTTCGTAGCTTGCGTTTTCTTGTATGGAAAGAATGTCATAGTGAGTTTCTTGAATAGAGTTCTTGCAGCCAAGCATAGTTCAGCACTGCTTGTTTCTTTTAGATTAGGTTTACTGCAAAAATGCAAGCAAGAATTTATTTATAAGAAAGATTAACAGTACAGATATGGGGTAATAGGCCTGGGAAGTACCTAACCTTAATTGTATGTTTcagaattaattttaaatttcagtcGGAGGTACTTGATTATTTTCCGGCAAAAACAAGCTGATAAGGCAACTGAAATATTTTACTTCACCAAATCAGACACCACCTCGGAATCCACCTCA is a window of Mercurialis annua linkage group LG2, ddMerAnnu1.2, whole genome shotgun sequence DNA encoding:
- the LOC126666691 gene encoding uncharacterized protein LOC126666691 isoform X3; the encoded protein is MLGCKNSIQETHYDILSIQENASYEEIRASYRLAILNYHPDKLKQNTHQTSNPQYELEARFLNVQKAWDILGNERSRRVYDSELRALRNDSGVSEDLGLDDMMMEDSGEMLDLFYQCRCGDFFSIDSLELGKMGFKLLRDENKISFEATDALSVPASVVLSCGSCSLQVRLLINPNIKVSIDNSL
- the LOC126666691 gene encoding uncharacterized protein LOC126666691 isoform X1, whose protein sequence is MLGCKNSIQETHYDILSIQENASYEEIRASYRLAILNYHPDKLKQNTHQTSNPQYELEARFLNVQKAWDILGNERSRRVYDSELRALRNDSGVSEDLGLDDMMMEDSGEMLDLFYQCRCGDFFSIDSLELGKMGFKLLRDENKISFEATDALSVPASVVLSCGSCSLQVRLLINPNIKAGLTINQEKAALFVDLS
- the LOC126666691 gene encoding uncharacterized protein LOC126666691 isoform X2; its protein translation is MLGCKNSIQETHYDILSIQENASYEEIRASYRLAILNYHPDKLKQNTHQTSNPQYELEARFLNVQKAWDILGNERSRRVYDSELRALRNDSGVSEDLGLDDMMMEDSGEMLDLFYQCRCGDFFSIDSLELGKMGFKLLRDENKISFEATDALSVPASVVLSCGSCSLQAGLTINQEKAALFVDLS